The following is a genomic window from Halopelagius inordinatus.
TCATCCAGGGGACGTTCGAGACGCTGGCCGAGGCGGCCCGTCAACACTTCCCCGACAGGGAGGGCCTCGAAGGGACGATTACGGTCACCGCCGGTCTCGGTGGGATGGGCGGGGCCCAACCGCTCGCGGTGACGATGAACCGCGGCGTGTGTATCGCTGCCGAGGTCGACGAACACCGGATCGACAGGCGAATCGAGACGGACTACTGCATGGAGAAGACGGACGACATCGACGAGGCGATCGAACTCGCCGAGGACGCCGCGGCCGACGGTGAGCCGCTTTCCATCGCGCTTCACACGAACGCCGCCGAGATGTTCGAGGGAATGCTCGAACGCGACTTCGTCCCGGACATCGTCACCGACCAGACGAGCGCACACGACGAACTAGAAGGCTACTACCCGGCGGGACACACCGTCGAAGAGGCCGACGCGCTACGCGAGGCCGACCCCGACCGGTACGTCGAAGAGAGTCTCGATACGATGCAACGTCACGTCGAGGGCCTCCTCGAAATGCAAGAGCGCGGTTCGGTCGCCTTCGAGTACGGGAACAACATCCGCGGACAGGTCGAAGAGCACCGAGGAGTGGAGAACGCGTTCGACTTCCCGGGGTTCGTCCCGGCGTACATTCGGCCCCTGTTCTGCCGGGGGAAGGGTCCCTTCCGCTGGGTCGCGCTCTCGGGAGACGAAGCGGACATCCACCGGACCGACGCCGCCGTCAAGGAACTGTTCCCGGACAAAGAGCAACTGCACCGCTGGATAGACCTCGCACAGGAACGAGTCTCGTTTCAGGGGCTCCCCAGTCGCGTCTGCTGGCTCGGATACCAGAGCGACGACGGGCTGACGGAGCGTGCGCGATTCGCGCTCCGAATCAACGAACTCGTCGCCGACGGCGAGATTTCGGCGCCGGTCGTCGTCACGCGCGATCACCTCGACGCCGGGAGCGTCGCCAGCCCGAACCGGGAAACCGAGGCGATGAAAGACGGGTCGGACGCCGTCGCGGATTGGCCCATCCTCAACGCCCTGCTCAACTGTGCCGCCGGCGCCGACATCGTCAGCGTCCACGACGGCGGCGGCGTCGGCATCGGGAACTCCCTACACACCAACAACCACGTCGTCCTCGACGGCTCCGACCTCGCCGCCGAGAAAGCCCGCCGCGTGTTCACGACCGACCCCGGAATGGGCGTCATCCGGCACGCAGACGCCGGGTACGACGAAGCGCTCGACGAAGCAACGACCTCGAACGTTCACGTTCCGATGCGAGAGGACCGATGAGCCATCTCACTGCACCACCGGATTGGTCGGGGCCGTCGTCGGACCCCGCAGACGAGCAGTTCGGCGACGTCGTCAACGCGACTGACCTCGACGCTGCCGACGCGTTCGACGCGGTCATCGTCGGCGAACCGTACGACGGTGCGGTCATCTCCCGGCGCGGCGCGGCCGAGGGTCCCGACGCCCTCAGAGACGCGCTGGCGGGCGTCAAGACCCACCACTTCGAGACGGACGCGGTCGATAGCGTCGCCGACCTCGGCGATATCGACCTCCCCGCGGGGTCGGTCGCCGAGGTACAGGAGGCGGTTCGGGAGGTCACCGAATCGGTTCACGCGCTCGACGCGCTTCCGGTCTTTCTCGGCGGTGACAACTCGCTGACCGTCCCGAACGTCGCTCCGCTCTTGGACGATTCGAGCGTCGGCGTCCTCAACGTCGACGCTCACCTCGACGTCCGTGAAGTCAGAGACGGGCCGACCAGCGGGACGCCCTACCGCCAGTTGCACGAGGCCGGACTCGATAGCTACGCCTGTCTCGGCGCCCGACACTTCGAGACGAGTACGACCTATCACGACTACGTGCGCGACCGCGGCGGCACGGTCGTGACCGCCGAGGAGGTCGCGGAGAACCTTCCGAAGGCCGTCGACCGGGCTCTCTCCGGGTTCGACGACGTCGACCGCATCTACTGCAGCGTCGATATCGACGTTCTCGATGCGGTGTATGGCGGTTCGAGCGCGCCGACGCCGGGAGGGCTGTTGCCGCGCGAACTGTTCCGACTCGTCCGTCTCCTCGCGGACGACGAGCGAATCGCGGGCTTCGAACTGGTCGAGTGTGCGCCGCCGCTCGATACCGACGGGCGAACCGTCGATGCCGCAGCGCGTACCGTGGCGCACTTTCTCTCGGGGTGGTCGGCGTGACCGACCTCGTCGTCCACGACGCCTCACAGGTCGCGACCCCGACCGACGACAGCGAGTTGGTGGTGATCGAAGACGGTGCCGTGGCGATAGACGACGGTGTCGTCACCGCAGTCGGACCGACCGAGGAGGTCACGCGCGACCATCCTCCGGAAAACGCGACGGACGCCGTCGACGCCACCGGAAAGACGGTGCTGCCGGGGTTCGTCGACCCGCACACGCACGCCGTGTTCGCCGGTGACCGCGCCGACGAGTTCAGCGCGAAACTCGACGGAGCGGACTACCAAGACATCCTCGCGGAGGGCGGGGGTATCTTACGAACGGTTCGGGCGACGCGCGATGCGTCCCGCACCCGCCTCGTCGAGAACCTCCTCGCGCAGTTCGACGTCATGCTCGCTCACGGGACGACGACGGTGGAGGTGAAGTCGGGCTACGGACTCGATGCCGAGACGGAAGTGAAGATGCTCGAAGCGATCGACGAGGCGGCCGGTCGGCATCCGATCGATGTGGTGCCGACGTTCATGGGCGCTCACGCCGTGCCCGAAGACACGAGCGCCGACGAGTACGTCGACCGAGTCGTCGACGAGCAGGTACCCGTCGTGGCGGAGAACGACCTCGCCGAGTTCTGCGACGTCTTCTGCGAGGAGGGCGTCTTTTCGGTCGAGCAGTCTCGCCGCGTCCTCGAAGCCGGGACGGAACACGGACTGAAGCCGAAGATTCACGCCGACGAGTTCGAGCGACTCGGCGGGGCGCAGTTGGCCGCCGACGTCGGGGCCACGAGCGCGGACCACCTGCTTCAGTCGACCGAGGCGGACGTCGAGGCGCTCGGCGACGCGGGCGTGACACCCGTTCTCCTCCCGGGAACCGCGTTCACGCTCGCGACCGACTACGCCGACGCGTCTGCCTTCGAGGCGGCGGACGTTCCGGTCGCGATAGCGACCGACTTCAACCCGAACTGCTACTCACAGAGCATGGAGTTCGCCATCGACCTCGCCTGCAACGGTATGCGCATGACACCCGCGTCGGCCGTCCGTAGCGCGACGGTCACCGCTGCGAACGCCATCGACCGGACGGACGGCACGGGGACCCTTCGAGAGGGAGCGCTCGGCGACTTGGTGGTCGCCGACGTGCCGGACTACGAGCACCTCCCGTACAACTTCGGTGTGCAGAACGTCCAGACGGTCGTAAAGCGCGGGGAGGTGGTCCGCCGTGACTGACGAACCGGTCGTCGTAGACGGGGAGTCTCTCACGCCGGGCGCCGTAGAGCGGGTCGCACGGCGCGGCGCTTCCGTTCGAGTCTCGGAGGACGCTCGCGAGCGCGTTCGCGAGTCGCGCGAGCGCATCGTCGACATCGTCGAGTCCGGGGAAGCCGTCTACGGTGTGAACACGGGGTTCGGTGAACTCGTCCAAGAGCGGATACCCGAGGAGGACATCGAAACGCTCCAGCAGAACCTCGTGCGGAGTCACGCCGCCGGGACGGGCAGCGAACTCGCCTCCGAAGCGGTCCGAGCGATGCTTCTCACTCGACTCAACGCGCTGGTGAAAGGCTACAGCGGCGTCCGAGAACGAATCGTCGACGTCCTCGTGGAGATGATAAACGAGGCTGTCCACCCCGTGGTGAAAGCGAAGGGGAGTCTCGGTGCGAGCGGAGATCTCGCCCCTCTCGCGCACCTCGCGCTTGTCGTCACCGGCGAGGGCGAGGCGACCGTGGACGGCGAGCGGCTTCCGGGCGCTGAGGCGCTGCAGCGGAAGGACATCGAACCGGTAACGCTCCGTGCGAAGGAGGGATTGGGGCTCATCAACGGTACTCAGTTGACCGTCGGGTTGGCCTCGCTTGTCGTCTGTGATGCCGAGCGTGCGATGCGTGCGGCGGACGTCGCCGGTGCGATGACGACGGAAGCGACGATGAGCACGACTGCCAGTTCGCATCCCAGTATCCACAGCGTTCGCCCGCATCCGGGGCAGACCGAGAGCGCGGAGAACGTTCGCCGACTCACCCGTGATTCGGAGATAGTCGAGTCGCATCGCAACTGTGACCGCGTGCAGGACGCGTACTCGCTGCGCTGTCTGCCGCAGGTGCACGGCGCGGTTCGGGACTCGATCCGACACCTCCGCGAGGCCGTCGAGACGGAACTCAACAGCGCGACGGACAATCCGCTCGTGTTCCCCGCCGAAGAGGCGGACGACCGCGCGAGCGGAACCGACCGGGCCGCCGTTCTCTCGGGCGGGAACTTCCACGGACAACCGCTAGCCCTGCGATTGGATTACGTCACGAGCGGTCTCGCGGAACTCGCGTCTATCTCGGAACGCCGGATGGACCGAATGCTGAACCCGAACGTGCAAGAAGAGCATCTGCCCCCGTTCTTGATCGAGGGGAGCGGTCTTCGATCGGGATACATGATCGCTCAGTACACGGCCGCAGACCTCGTGAGCACGAACCGTTCGCAGGGGCGGCCGTCCACGGACAACATCCCCGTCAGCGGGAACCAAGAAGACCACGTCAGTATGAGCGCACAGAGCGCCTACGCCGCGAGAGAGACCGTCGAATCGACGCTCCGCGTCGTGGGTATCGAACTGGCCTGTGCGGCTCAGGCGCTCGATTTCGTGGAGGACTGCAGCCCCGGCGTCGGGACCGACGCGGCCTATCGGGCCGTCCGCGAACGCGTCCCTCACCTCGACGAAGACCGACCGATCCACCGAGATATCGACGCCGTGCTTTCGCTCCTTCGCTCCGATACGTTGCTCGACGCCGTCGAGGCGGCACTCGACGAACCGTTGACGTAGGGGCGAACGCCCGTTCGGGCCTTCGGTAACCCGACAAACTCGACCACGCAGTCGGGCTGTACGGACCGACCCCGACTCCGTGAGTGCTCGTCGAATCCGATTACTTCCGAACGCTCAACGCCCTCGCGGTTCGCGTCCGGACGACAGATATATCTGTACATTTTTAAATATCCGACGCACAGAATCACCGGAACCCGACGTACCGTGGTCTCTCTGTGCGAAGGAACTGTAGAAACCGAGATACCGTGCTGGATACACTGTGAGGATTCAACAGCACGATTTTCGAACCGAACGTCCCTTCGAAATCCACGCACACCGAGGCTAGCATTTAAATCCCTGTCCAAATGGAAACCTTTTCTATTTGCAGCTATCTATGGTGATTGTTCATAGACGTATGATACACGGACGTTGTGCGGGTGCCCCGATAAGTCGCGTCGTAGCGTGCCCACGGAGACGAGAGCTATCACCGTCTCCAGAACGACCGGGCGACGTATCCCGTCCGCCAGAACGAGCGGTCGGATCGGCTGAGAGCACTCAGCCAGTCCGTCTTCGGCCACCGTCTGTCGGCATCGTCGCCTCAGACGTCGCTATCGACGGGGCGCGCTGATGGTCGGATTCGAACCCCGTCTGTTCGACGATATCGACCCGGCCGAACGCCCCTCGCTCGCGGCGGCGTTGGTCCCGATTGCGGGGATGATCGTGTTCCTCAGCGTCGGTATCGTCGCCTTCGATCTGGACCCTCAGTTCCCGCTGTTTTGGGGCATCGCGTTCACCGGCCTGTTCGCCCGTTACCACCTCGGACTGTCGTGGGCGGATCTGTACGAGGGCATCTCGGACGGCCTCCTGATGGGCATGAAGGTCATTCTCATCATGTTCACGGTCTACGCCCTCATCGCCTCGTGGATTCACGCGGGGACCATCCCGAGTCTCATGTACTACGGGCTGGATCTGTTCACTCCCGCGGTGTTCCTCCCGGTGACGGCCGTCCTCTCGGCTGTGACCGCGTTCGCGGTCGGGTCGTCGTGGACGGCGGCCGGGACGCTCGGTGTGGCTCTCATCGGCATCGGGTCGGGACTCGGCATTCCCGCACCGATGACCGTCGGCGCTATTCTCAGCGGGGCCTACACGGGCGACAAGCAGTCGCCACTCTCGGACACGACGAACCTCGCTGCGGCGGTGACGAACACCGACCTGTACGAACACATCAACGCGATGCGGGCCGGGACGCTCACCGCGTTCGCGATTGCGGTCGCGTTGTACGCCGCCCTCGGTTTGAGCGCCGCCGGAGATATCCCCGCCGGGCGCATCGAAGCGATTCAATCGGCCATCCAAGGCGCTTACACCGTCTCGCCGGTCGTTTTCTTCCCGTTGATTCTCACCTTCGGGCTCGCGCTGTACGGCATCCCCGCGCTTCCCGCCCTCGGGGCGGGTGTCTTCGCTGGGGTCGGCACGTCGATACTCGTTCAGGGGTCCGGATTCGGCGCGGCGTGGGCGACCGCACAGTCGGGAACCGCTCCCGAAACCGGGATGGAACTCGTGAACGGGCTACTGCAGAGCGGCGGTCTGATCGGCGGCGCGTGGATCGTGACGATAGCCATCGCCGCCCTCTCTCTCGGTGGGATGCTCGACCGGACTGGCGTTCTCGCGGTTCTCGCCCATCATCTCGGACGGCTCTGTCACGGCGTTGCGAGCCTCACCGGCGTCACCGCGCTTTCGGCAATCTCTATGAACATCCTCGCGGCCGAGCAGTACGCGAGCATCGTCGTGCCCGGGATGACTCTCGGAAACCTGTACAACGAACAGGGACTGGAGACGAAGAACCTCTCGCGCGCTATCGAAGCGTCGGGAACCACGACGAGTGCGCTCATCCCGTGGAGCAGCGGCGGACTGTTCATGGCCGGGACGCTCGGGGTGCCCACGCTCGAGTACGCTCCCTACTACTTCTTCGGCTTCCTCTCGCCGCTCATATTGCTGGTCATGGGCCTGACCGGCTGGCAGATCACGTTCAAAGACAGCGCCGAAACCGCGGGGCAACCGTCGCCGACCGGTGGCGTCGAATCGGCGGCGCCGGGCGAGGACTGATACGAACCGCTGTCCACAGAACCTCTCTGAACTCAGGTAGCTCACCTGCGAGTCGATTTTCAATCTCCTCACGCCGACGCGATTTTCCCCAAGCCGAGGCTGACGGCCTCGAACTGCGCTCGATATATAGAAATTTACAAACTGCATAGCTCTCTTTGTGTCTACCTTCTGGTCGCGGGATTTATATCTCGGTGCTGGCATCGGTAGGTCTCTGGCTTGCCGTTGTACAGGAAAAGTAACCCCACCTCTTTCGTAGTTATCTTCTTTCGAAGTCGTCTATATACACTGCCGACTAGACGCCGATGACGGCATCGATGCCTCCGACAGCCACCGCGGTTTTGCCCGAAATACGTAGTTCGGATCTCGTCGCTATCGAGGGCGCGCCGGCTGACTGGCCGCCGTCACCGCGAGTCCACCGGTCACACTCGGGCGACGACTTCTATCTCCACGCGTATCTCTATCGGGAGTCGCGACACTTCGACGGCCGCCCGGGCGGGGTACGGTTCGCTCATGTACTCGGCGTACACGTCGTTGACCGCCTCGTAGTCGTCCATGTCGGTGACGTAGACGTTCGCCTTCACCACGTCGTCGAGCGACGCTCCCGCGGCCTCCAGAATCGCGGAGACGTTGTCCAGCGTCTGTGCGGTCTGTTCGCTCGCGTCGTCCGCGACGACGTCGCCCGTTTCGGGGTCCACCGGTCCTTGGCCCGATACGTACACGCGGTCACCGTCTTTGATACCCTGGGAGTACGGTCCGAGCGCACTCGGCGCGCTCTCGGTCTCGATTTCCTCCATATCTCGGCTATCTCACAACTCGCCATTGAATCTATCGCTCGTCCGGTGCCCGTCCGAAGACGAGTTCGCCGAACTGCGACGGCCGATGGAAGTCCGGAGTCGGCGCATCGACGGGATTCCACGTCGCGTACAGCGCATCGCCACCGTCGCCGAGACGGTGGAAGTTCCCGCGCCAGACGGTCCCCTCCTCGGGGGAGGTCGGAACGCCCGTGAACGCCCGAAGCGTCTCGAACGGGAGGGCCGCCGCGACCCACCACCGACCGACGCCCGAAGACCCCGTCATCGAACCATCGACGGACGTGGCGACGCGAACCGAGTCGGCCAACTCGGGCGATATCAGCTCTCTGTCGTCTCTGTCGGGGCCGAACCCGAGACGGAACGCGCCGACGCAGTTGACCTCGAAGTTGACGTAGTGGGGTCGCCGACCCGGTTCGAGCGTGGCGAACAGTTCCACGCAACTGTCCTCCCACACCGGGCCGTTCAGTTCGCTCGTCTCCGCGCGGACGCGGTCCTCCTCGACGCGGTACTGGAGGTAGAGGGCGTCCTCGTCGTACAGCGACCGAACGACCGCAGACCGCTCCGCATCCGACGGTCCCCACGGGAACTCGTCGATTTCGACCGCCTCGGCGGCCTCCCACGGCGTCCCCTCGACGACGCCGTCGAGCGGAACGGTCTCGTCGACTCGGACGACCCGACACCGCTTCATCGCTCGGTCGGTGGCTCGTCGGCTTGGTAGATTTCGTTCTCGAACGAGGTGGGAAGTCCGACCGTGAGGCCGCCGTCTACGACGACGTTCTCGCCGGTGATGAACCCGGCGCGTTCGGTGGCCAAAAAGAGGGCGGTGTCCGCGACTTCCTCGGGGCGACCGAAGCGCCCGAGCGGATACTGGTCGAGCCAGCGGTCGCGCGCGCTCGTCCCCTCAGAGCGTTCCTCCGTGCTCTCCATCTCGTCTCTGCGGTTCTGCGTCTCGATGGTCCCCGCCGAGATGACGTTCGACCGGACGCCGTGTTGGCCGTAGTGCGTCGCGACGTTGCGCGAGAGGGCGAGAAGGCCGCTCTTGGCTTCGGAGTAGCCGGTCAGCCCGATACCGAACAGACCGTTGACCGAGCCGATGTGAACCATCGACCCGCCCCCCGACGCTATCATCGCCGGAAGCACCTCGCGAGCCACCAGGTACGGCCCCTTGAGGTTGAGTTCGAGCATCGACTGGAACTCGGACTCGTCGCAGCGATGCAGGAGGTCGGCGGACTCGACAGAGCCGCCGGCGTTGTTCACCAACACCTGAACGCCGCCGAACTCGTCGATTGCGGTGTCGACCAACTCGCGGACGTCCTCCGCGTCGGTCACGTCGCACTCGACTGGGACGACGCGCCCGTCGTGTTCGGCCGTAATCTCCTCTGCGACCGGTTCGACGTCGTCGTAGGAGCGAGCGCAGATGGCCACGTCACCCCCCGCGGCGGCGAACGTCGTCGCTATCTGACGGCCGATACCTCTGGACGCGCCGGTGACGATTGCCGGGCGGTCGGCTAGAGAGAGCTCGATCATGCAACTTCCGGTACTCGGGTGGGTGTAAAGAAGATTCCCCTCGCCGGTCGGGTCGGCGGACGTTCCCGCGACGGGACCGACGGCTGGCGGACGGAGTCGCTCGACGCTCGCGTCTCTGTGACTCCTCTGTCAGACTCGGTACGCTTCGACGGCGTCCATATCGACGTCGATGCCGAGACCGGGGTCGCTCGGGACTCTCATTCGCCCGTCGGTGAGTTCGAACGGCTCCGCGATTACGTCGCCCTCCCACGCGTAGTAGGTGGTGTCCGGCGGGAGCGAGAACCCCGGAAGCCCGTGGACAGCGTGGAGAATCGCCGCGGTTCGGACGCCGAGGTCGAACGCGCAGTGGTGCGTGTACGGGACGCCGGCGTCCTCGACGATGGCGGCCTGTTGTCGGAGACCGGCGATGCCGCCCGCGGGGGTCAAATCGAGGACGGCCACGTCCATCGCTCCCGCGTCGATGAGCGACCTGAGGTTGTTCGGGATGTAGGTGTCCTCGTTCGGGGCTATCGGCTGTCGAAGTCGCTGTCGGAGCGTCGCGAGCGAATCGTGCGCGTTGACCCGGATGGGTTGTTCCATGTACTGGAGGTAGATTCCGGCGTCTTCGAGGGCGGCCCCGACGCGGACGGCTTGGTCGAGCGACCAGCCCTGATTGGGGTCCAGTCGGAACTCGAGTCGCCCCTCCACTTCGTCGTGCATCGCTTCGATGCGGGCGACGTCCTGCTTCCAGTCGCGCCCCGCTTTCGTCTTGAGGACGGAAAACCCCGCATCGAGCGCTTCGCGCGCCTTGACCCGCGACTCCTCCGGGGAGAGGATGCCGAGACAGAACGCGAACTCCACTTCGTCGCCGGACGCGGACTCCGCGTTCGCCGCGTCGGCGTTCATCGCCGCCGTCTGCTCGGGGGCGGACGCGCCGCCGAGAAGTTCGTGGACGGGCTTTCCGAGCGCTTTGCCGGCGATGTCCCAACACGCCGTCTCGACTGCGGCGAAGAACAGTTCGACGTTGGTGTACTCGATGAACACCTGCCGCCGGAGGCGTTCGAGTTCGAACGGCGACTGTCCCGTTATCAACGGACCGACGCCGTCTTCGATGATGGCCTCCGTCGCCGCGGCGGAGAGAAAGGTTCGCATCTCCCCCCACCCCGAGATGCCCTCGTCCGTATCGACGCGGACGAGGACGCGTTCCATCGACTCGACCTGTCCGTGGTTGGTGACGTACGGTCCGATACCGAGGCGTTCGTCGAGTTCGATCAGCGGTACGTCGACAGTCATCGCAGACACGTCTGTTATCTGCATGGCTCTGGGTGGTGTGTGCGGTGCAAAGAAGGTACCGCCTGGGCGAACGGCGACTCGCGTCTCGGCTCTCGGTTCGGAGTCGTCGCCTCACCGAGTCGCCGACGCTATCCAGTCGAGCGACCGTTCGGTGAGGAGACCGTAGTTGTAGAAGGACACCCGCGGGACGCCGACGTCGCGCAGTCCGTCGACGATATCGACCACCGTCGCCTCGTCGTGGACGGCGGGGTGTCCGGGGAGGACGCCGACGTGAATCGGAACGTCGGGCGCGAGTGTTTCGACGGTTCGGTAGGCGTCGAGGACGTCCGCGCGGGAGGACTCGTAGGCCGGAACGCAGTAGTAATCGACGTGCTCTGCGAGGCGTTCGAGGTCGGCCCCGGCCATCCACTCCCGCCCGGGGTCGGGCATCCCGGCGTAGTAGCCGAGAGGCGTGTCGCCCGCGGCGGCGGCGATGTCGGCGTACAACTCGGCGAGCGATTCCTCCCGGAGGTCGACGTAGTCGGCGACGGCGGGACGAGAGCGAAGCCACCGTTCCGGGTCGAGTTCGTGCGGGATGCGGTCGGCGACGACGTCGTCTACGGTCGCCGCGGCGGTTTCGCGGACCGCTTCGGCGTCGATTCCCGCGTCCGCCGCGGCGTCCCGGCAGTGGTCGCAGAAACACAGGCCGAACAGAAACTCGCCGAGGGACCCGAGGCGGGCGTGAATCTTCTGGTGGTGCCAGCCGAACCCGGTGCCGTAGAAGTAATCGAACGTCTCCAACTCGATTCGGTCGAACTGCTCGCGAGTGGCCAGATCGGAGACGAGAGCGACGAGGTACTCTCGAACGTCGGGCGCGGTCGGACAGAGACCGAAGACGAGGTCGTCCCCGTGGGGGGATTCTATCGCGACGTCCGGGTTCGCCATTCCCAGTCTGGAGTTGTGACAGCCGACCGTCCACGACGTGAGCGAGATGTCCGTGTCGGCGAGTTCCGCGGCGATATCGTCGGTCCAGTCGCCGTCCATCCCCTCGTAGGGCGTCGGTTCGAGGCGTCCGTATCCGTCGTCGGGCCGGAAATACGAACTCGCGTGCGCGAAGTGCGTCCGACGTTCGGGGTTGTGCGGTGCGAACGCCTGCACGGAGTGGTAGTTCGTCGCCAGATTCAGTTCGTCGACGCCGATACCGCGGAGACGGTCGGCGACTCGGTCGGGCCCCTCGTCACGGACGTCCCAGGGGTACCCCCAGACAGCGAAGTCCATGCGCTCCGTTCGCGCCGTATCACGTTAATTTTCCGGGGCGCCGAACCGAACGAGGAGTCGAGGAGTCCGTTACTCCTTGACCGCCCCGGCCGTCATGCCGGTGACGATGTACTCCTCGAGGAACGCGAAGAGTAGCAAGAGCGGGAGGATGCCGACGACGGAGACGGTGAGCATCATCCGCCAGTCGGTCTGCAGTGCGCCGACCATCGAGAAGACGCCGCGCGGGACGTTGTACTTCGCGTCGTCCGTCAGGAACGTCAGGACGAACAGCAGCCGGTTCCACGCGTAGAGGAACGTGTACGTGATGCTGGCGACGAGCGCCGGTTTCGTGAGCGGCAACACTATCTTCGTGAGTATCTGCAGTTGCGAGGCGCCGTCGATGCGAGCCGACTCCTCCAGCGACACCGGGATAGTCTGGAAGTAGCCGTACAGCATCCAGACGTTGAACGGCAGGGTGAATGCCGCCGCCGGGATTATCACGGCGAGATAGCTGTTGAACAGCCCGAAGCTGGTGATGACGTCGAACAGCCCCACGATGAGAACCACGGGGGCGAACATCTGCACGACGAGTACCGCTAAGAGGAACGTTCGCTTCCCCACGAAGTCGTTGCGCGCACACGAGTACGCGGCCGGAATCGCGAGCAGCAGGGTGAGCGCGACGGTTCCGAGAGAGATGAGGAAGCTGTTGGCTATCCAAAGCAGCACGTCAGTCTGGGTCCACACCGCGAGGTACGCCTCGAACGTCGGATCGGCGGGAAAGAGCGCCGGCGGACTCGCGAACATCCCCGTCTCGGTCTTGAGCGTGCTCGAAAACATGGTGTAGAACGGGAACATCATGAGTCCGAGCAGGGCGATGAGGACGCCGTAGACGCGGACCTTTCGGAGTCCGGACTGCTCGTGACCGGCGAGCGTCACAGTTCCTCACCTCCGCTGGTGTAGGTCCGAAGGTAGATGACGGCGAACACGAGGAGGAACGCGAATCCGATGACGCTGTAGGCGGCGCCCTCGCCGAGGTTGCCGTTTTCGAGCCCCACCTGGTAGATCCAGATGACGAGCGTCGACGTCGAGTTTATCGGTCCGCCGCCGGTCATCGTCCAGATGACGTCGAAGCTGACAAACGTCCAAATCGTCGAGAGTAGCGTCGCGATGAGGATGACCGGCTTCAACTGCGGGAGCGTGATGTAGCGGAACTGGTGCCACTTTTCGGCGCCGTCTATCGCCGCCGCCTCGTAGAGTTCCTGGGGGATGGACTGCAGTCCGGCCAGGAAGATGATAGCCATGAACGGCGTCCCTATCCACACGTCGGCGGCGAGGACGCCGAGCCACGCGATGTCGGGGTTGCCGAGGATACCGATGCTTTGCTCTATGACGCCGAGTTTCAACAGGACGGCGTTGAGGTAGCCGTACTGCGGGTGCTGTATCCACCGAAACACCACGGCGGAGATGGCGTAGGGGATTCCCCACGGGATGAGAAACGCCGTCCGGAAGAACTTCCGTCCGCGTATGTCGTTGTTGAGATGCACCGCGATGAGAAGCCCCAACAGCGTCTTCCCGAGGACGCCGAGGACGACCCAGCGACCCGTCTGCCAGAGCAGTTGATAGAAGATGTCGCTGCCGATGATGCTCTCGTAGTGCTGGAGGCCGACG
Proteins encoded in this region:
- the hutU gene encoding urocanate hydratase — protein: MKHQQADDDSADVADGPSSEWLDYQGSPRGTDIECEGWRQEAALRMLNNNLDPEVAENPEDLVVYGGTGRAARSWDAYDAILSELRTLDDDETLLVQSGKPVGRFKTHERSPRVLIANSNLVGAWDDWEHFHELESKGLIMYGQMTAGSWAYIGTQGIIQGTFETLAEAARQHFPDREGLEGTITVTAGLGGMGGAQPLAVTMNRGVCIAAEVDEHRIDRRIETDYCMEKTDDIDEAIELAEDAAADGEPLSIALHTNAAEMFEGMLERDFVPDIVTDQTSAHDELEGYYPAGHTVEEADALREADPDRYVEESLDTMQRHVEGLLEMQERGSVAFEYGNNIRGQVEEHRGVENAFDFPGFVPAYIRPLFCRGKGPFRWVALSGDEADIHRTDAAVKELFPDKEQLHRWIDLAQERVSFQGLPSRVCWLGYQSDDGLTERARFALRINELVADGEISAPVVVTRDHLDAGSVASPNRETEAMKDGSDAVADWPILNALLNCAAGADIVSVHDGGGVGIGNSLHTNNHVVLDGSDLAAEKARRVFTTDPGMGVIRHADAGYDEALDEATTSNVHVPMREDR
- the hutG gene encoding formimidoylglutamase translates to MSHLTAPPDWSGPSSDPADEQFGDVVNATDLDAADAFDAVIVGEPYDGAVISRRGAAEGPDALRDALAGVKTHHFETDAVDSVADLGDIDLPAGSVAEVQEAVREVTESVHALDALPVFLGGDNSLTVPNVAPLLDDSSVGVLNVDAHLDVREVRDGPTSGTPYRQLHEAGLDSYACLGARHFETSTTYHDYVRDRGGTVVTAEEVAENLPKAVDRALSGFDDVDRIYCSVDIDVLDAVYGGSSAPTPGGLLPRELFRLVRLLADDERIAGFELVECAPPLDTDGRTVDAAARTVAHFLSGWSA
- the hutI gene encoding imidazolonepropionase, with the translated sequence MTDLVVHDASQVATPTDDSELVVIEDGAVAIDDGVVTAVGPTEEVTRDHPPENATDAVDATGKTVLPGFVDPHTHAVFAGDRADEFSAKLDGADYQDILAEGGGILRTVRATRDASRTRLVENLLAQFDVMLAHGTTTVEVKSGYGLDAETEVKMLEAIDEAAGRHPIDVVPTFMGAHAVPEDTSADEYVDRVVDEQVPVVAENDLAEFCDVFCEEGVFSVEQSRRVLEAGTEHGLKPKIHADEFERLGGAQLAADVGATSADHLLQSTEADVEALGDAGVTPVLLPGTAFTLATDYADASAFEAADVPVAIATDFNPNCYSQSMEFAIDLACNGMRMTPASAVRSATVTAANAIDRTDGTGTLREGALGDLVVADVPDYEHLPYNFGVQNVQTVVKRGEVVRRD
- the hutH gene encoding histidine ammonia-lyase, translated to MTDEPVVVDGESLTPGAVERVARRGASVRVSEDARERVRESRERIVDIVESGEAVYGVNTGFGELVQERIPEEDIETLQQNLVRSHAAGTGSELASEAVRAMLLTRLNALVKGYSGVRERIVDVLVEMINEAVHPVVKAKGSLGASGDLAPLAHLALVVTGEGEATVDGERLPGAEALQRKDIEPVTLRAKEGLGLINGTQLTVGLASLVVCDAERAMRAADVAGAMTTEATMSTTASSHPSIHSVRPHPGQTESAENVRRLTRDSEIVESHRNCDRVQDAYSLRCLPQVHGAVRDSIRHLREAVETELNSATDNPLVFPAEEADDRASGTDRAAVLSGGNFHGQPLALRLDYVTSGLAELASISERRMDRMLNPNVQEEHLPPFLIEGSGLRSGYMIAQYTAADLVSTNRSQGRPSTDNIPVSGNQEDHVSMSAQSAYAARETVESTLRVVGIELACAAQALDFVEDCSPGVGTDAAYRAVRERVPHLDEDRPIHRDIDAVLSLLRSDTLLDAVEAALDEPLT
- the arcD gene encoding arginine/ornithine antiporter ArcD; translated protein: MVGFEPRLFDDIDPAERPSLAAALVPIAGMIVFLSVGIVAFDLDPQFPLFWGIAFTGLFARYHLGLSWADLYEGISDGLLMGMKVILIMFTVYALIASWIHAGTIPSLMYYGLDLFTPAVFLPVTAVLSAVTAFAVGSSWTAAGTLGVALIGIGSGLGIPAPMTVGAILSGAYTGDKQSPLSDTTNLAAAVTNTDLYEHINAMRAGTLTAFAIAVALYAALGLSAAGDIPAGRIEAIQSAIQGAYTVSPVVFFPLILTFGLALYGIPALPALGAGVFAGVGTSILVQGSGFGAAWATAQSGTAPETGMELVNGLLQSGGLIGGAWIVTIAIAALSLGGMLDRTGVLAVLAHHLGRLCHGVASLTGVTALSAISMNILAAEQYASIVVPGMTLGNLYNEQGLETKNLSRAIEASGTTTSALIPWSSGGLFMAGTLGVPTLEYAPYYFFGFLSPLILLVMGLTGWQITFKDSAETAGQPSPTGGVESAAPGED